The following proteins are co-located in the Haloarcula marismortui ATCC 43049 genome:
- a CDS encoding TetR/AcrR family transcriptional regulator: protein MDDGDTADDIMDATYRALCTHGYADLTMQDIADESDKSKAALHYHYDSKHDLLCAFLEYLYDGFVDRIEDPAGETPHERLLSLIDSVLDKPDDGSEEFGTAILEIRAHAPYEPGFRERLTKFDDYLVDELEVILEDGIADGTFKSDLDADETAQFIVTVLTGAATERVTTGRPVKCTRRMLTEYVETHLLDGQQEVTA, encoded by the coding sequence ATGGATGACGGCGATACGGCCGACGATATTATGGATGCAACCTACCGTGCGCTGTGTACGCACGGCTACGCGGATCTGACGATGCAGGACATCGCTGACGAGTCGGACAAGAGCAAGGCTGCCCTCCACTACCACTACGACAGCAAACACGACCTCCTCTGTGCGTTCCTCGAATACCTCTATGACGGGTTCGTCGACCGGATCGAGGACCCCGCCGGCGAGACCCCACACGAGCGCCTACTTTCGCTCATCGATTCCGTGCTGGACAAGCCGGACGACGGGAGCGAAGAGTTCGGGACAGCGATTCTCGAAATCCGCGCCCACGCGCCATACGAACCTGGCTTTCGCGAGCGGCTCACGAAGTTCGACGATTACCTCGTCGACGAACTCGAAGTGATTCTCGAAGACGGTATCGCTGACGGGACGTTCAAGTCGGACCTCGACGCCGATGAGACCGCCCAGTTCATCGTCACCGTGCTGACCGGGGCTGCGACCGAGCGCGTCACGACCGGACGCCCGGTCAAGTGTACCAGACGGATGCTCACCGAGTACGTCGAGACGCACCTTCTCGACGGACAGCAGGAGGTCACAGCGTGA
- the lrp gene encoding HTH-type transcriptional regulator Lrp has translation MTYENLDRELVNALLGDGRASLRSLGEDLDVSVTTVSNHLSDLEDEGIINGYTPKVDYDKLGYDVTAIIQLKVEGSSLPAVTEDLKEHKQMISVYEVTGDYDIIAVGKFTDTDGMNAQIKELLTDPDIRESNTSVVLNAASEHEQFDLDLKE, from the coding sequence ATGACGTACGAAAATCTCGACCGTGAGCTAGTGAATGCCCTGCTTGGGGATGGCCGTGCCAGCCTCCGAAGCCTCGGAGAGGACCTCGACGTATCGGTAACAACCGTCTCAAATCACCTCTCCGATCTTGAGGACGAGGGGATCATCAACGGGTACACCCCCAAGGTCGATTACGACAAGCTCGGCTACGACGTGACGGCAATCATCCAGCTCAAGGTGGAGGGGTCGTCGCTCCCGGCAGTCACCGAAGACCTCAAAGAACACAAGCAGATGATCTCCGTGTACGAGGTCACCGGCGACTACGACATCATCGCGGTCGGGAAGTTCACCGATACCGACGGCATGAACGCCCAGATAAAGGAACTCCTCACTGACCCGGACATCAGGGAGTCGAACACCTCCGTCGTACTCAACGCCGCAAGCGAACACGAACAGTTCGACCTCGACCTGAAGGAGTAG
- a CDS encoding MATE family efflux transporter, with protein sequence MSLRQKLGRLGARLGNLFKGQEELELTSGDIGKPLLFLSFPIVITNLLQVAYNLADTFWLGQYSTTALAAISFAFPMIFLLISLGMGLSVAGSVLVAQHTGAEEHREAEYAASQTVTFALLASVLLGTAGYFFVEDFLSLLGASNEVLPGATGYLQVVSLGLTAMFGFFVFISLMRGAGDTITPMLVMFGTVVLNIVIDPFLIFGWWVFPEMGVVGAAVATIFSRGVALVVGIGILLSGRRGVRIHLSDMAPDLEYLRKLLRLGIPASVEGTGRALSVNAMLFIVGTFSVTVVAAFGVGIRVFSLVFMPAIAMDRGVETMTGQNLGAERPDRAATANHFAAKVSFAILTVLGVVTIFAAPAVVSVFSDDPEVVRIGAEFLQWVAPTFGFIGIVRAYSGGFRGAGKTLTAAALAVTMLGIIRLPVAWVASRPVSVPAWLGPQVVDLFAYSLAEQGIWLAFAVSNVLAAGLAAAWFLRGTWREADPRNNSEPAVADD encoded by the coding sequence GTGAGCCTCCGGCAGAAACTAGGCCGCTTGGGAGCGCGACTCGGGAACCTGTTCAAGGGGCAAGAGGAACTAGAACTGACAAGCGGCGACATCGGCAAGCCGCTGCTGTTTCTCTCCTTCCCCATCGTCATCACGAACCTGCTCCAGGTGGCGTACAACCTCGCCGACACGTTCTGGCTCGGCCAGTATTCCACGACAGCGCTTGCGGCAATCTCCTTTGCCTTCCCGATGATCTTCCTGCTCATCTCGCTCGGCATGGGACTGTCAGTGGCAGGCAGCGTGCTGGTCGCCCAGCATACCGGGGCTGAGGAGCACCGCGAGGCCGAATACGCCGCCTCCCAGACTGTGACGTTCGCGCTGCTGGCTTCCGTGTTGCTCGGCACGGCCGGCTACTTCTTCGTCGAAGACTTTCTGTCGCTTTTGGGCGCATCCAACGAGGTTCTCCCGGGCGCAACGGGCTACCTACAGGTCGTTTCACTCGGGCTGACGGCGATGTTCGGCTTCTTCGTGTTCATCTCACTGATGCGCGGGGCCGGGGACACCATCACGCCGATGCTAGTGATGTTCGGAACCGTCGTGCTGAACATCGTCATCGACCCGTTCCTCATCTTCGGCTGGTGGGTGTTCCCCGAGATGGGCGTCGTCGGCGCGGCCGTCGCGACCATCTTCTCGCGTGGCGTCGCGCTGGTCGTCGGCATCGGTATCCTCCTGTCGGGGAGGCGCGGGGTGCGGATTCACCTCAGCGATATGGCCCCCGACCTGGAGTACCTCCGGAAACTGCTCAGGCTGGGCATCCCGGCCTCCGTTGAGGGGACTGGCCGCGCGCTGTCGGTCAACGCCATGCTGTTCATCGTCGGGACGTTCTCCGTGACCGTCGTGGCAGCCTTCGGCGTCGGTATCCGCGTGTTCTCGCTGGTGTTCATGCCGGCCATCGCGATGGACCGCGGCGTCGAGACGATGACCGGCCAGAACCTCGGTGCCGAGCGGCCTGACCGCGCAGCGACGGCGAACCACTTCGCCGCAAAAGTCTCGTTTGCCATCCTCACCGTCCTCGGCGTGGTTACTATCTTCGCCGCCCCAGCCGTCGTGAGCGTGTTCAGCGACGACCCCGAGGTCGTCCGCATCGGGGCCGAGTTCCTCCAGTGGGTCGCCCCGACCTTCGGCTTCATCGGCATCGTTCGGGCCTACTCCGGCGGGTTCCGTGGGGCCGGCAAGACGCTCACCGCAGCGGCGCTGGCAGTTACCATGCTGGGAATCATCCGCCTGCCGGTCGCCTGGGTCGCCTCCCGCCCGGTCTCGGTCCCGGCATGGCTCGGCCCGCAGGTCGTCGACCTCTTCGCGTACTCACTGGCCGAACAGGGCATCTGGCTGGCCTTCGCCGTCTCAAACGTCCTCGCGGCCGGCCTTGCAGCGGCCTGGTTCCTCCGAGGAACGTGGCGTGAGGCCGACCCCCGGAACAACAGCGAACCGGCCGTCGCCGACGACTGA
- the glnA gene encoding type I glutamate--ammonia ligase has translation MTSELSEAAQEVLDEIDEKNVDFLRLQFTDILGTIKNVSITADQAEKAFTEGIYFDGSSINGFVRIQESDMRLDPDPSTFSVLPWRENVEGGSSARLICDVIDTSTGEPFSGDPRGVLKRAIERANDMGYTVNAAPEPEFFLFEEDEEGRATTKTNDAGGYFDLAPKDLASDVRRDIIYGLEDMGFDIEASHHEVAQGQHEINFTYDDALSTADNVATFRSVVRAIAAEHDLHATFMPKPIPKINGSGMHTHLSLFTEDGENAFHDEDDEFNLSETAKSFTAGILKHAPAITAVSNPTVNSYKRLVPGYEAPVYVAWSDRNRSALIRKPAARTPAASRIEARFPDPSCNPYLAFAALIHAGLDGVEQDLECDDPVRENIYDFDEEKREEYGITTLPSNLGEAVEALEDDEVIQDALGEHVYENFVEAKTQEHKEYLVDVSDWELDRYLEKF, from the coding sequence ATGACAAGCGAACTTTCAGAGGCGGCACAGGAGGTACTCGACGAAATCGACGAGAAGAACGTCGACTTCCTCCGGCTCCAGTTTACCGACATCCTCGGCACGATCAAGAACGTCTCGATCACAGCCGACCAGGCAGAGAAAGCGTTCACAGAGGGGATTTACTTCGACGGCTCCTCGATCAACGGCTTCGTCCGGATTCAGGAGTCCGACATGCGTCTGGACCCGGACCCCTCGACGTTCTCCGTGCTCCCGTGGAGAGAAAACGTCGAAGGCGGTTCCAGTGCCCGTCTCATCTGTGATGTCATCGACACCTCGACCGGCGAACCGTTCTCCGGTGACCCGCGCGGCGTCCTGAAGCGTGCGATCGAGCGCGCAAACGACATGGGCTATACGGTCAACGCCGCCCCCGAGCCCGAGTTCTTCCTGTTCGAAGAAGACGAAGAGGGCCGTGCGACGACCAAGACCAACGACGCCGGTGGCTACTTCGACCTCGCGCCGAAGGACCTCGCCTCCGACGTGCGCCGTGACATCATCTACGGCCTCGAAGACATGGGCTTCGACATCGAAGCCTCCCACCACGAGGTCGCTCAGGGCCAGCACGAGATCAACTTCACCTACGACGACGCGCTCTCGACGGCCGACAACGTCGCAACCTTCCGCTCTGTCGTCCGCGCCATCGCGGCCGAGCACGACCTGCACGCGACGTTCATGCCGAAACCCATCCCGAAGATCAACGGTTCCGGGATGCACACGCACCTCTCGCTGTTCACCGAGGACGGCGAGAACGCGTTCCACGACGAGGACGACGAGTTCAACCTCTCCGAGACGGCAAAGAGCTTCACCGCCGGTATCCTCAAGCACGCACCGGCTATCACGGCCGTCTCGAACCCGACCGTGAACTCCTACAAGCGTCTGGTCCCGGGCTACGAGGCACCCGTCTACGTCGCCTGGTCCGACCGTAACCGCTCGGCGCTCATCCGCAAGCCGGCCGCCCGCACCCCGGCCGCAAGCCGTATCGAGGCTCGCTTCCCCGACCCGTCGTGTAACCCGTACCTCGCCTTCGCCGCACTCATCCACGCCGGTCTCGACGGCGTCGAGCAGGACCTCGAATGCGACGACCCTGTCCGCGAGAACATCTACGACTTCGACGAGGAGAAACGCGAGGAGTACGGCATCACCACGCTCCCGTCGAACCTCGGCGAAGCCGTCGAAGCGCTCGAAGACGACGAAGTGATTCAGGACGCTCTCGGCGAGCACGTCTACGAGAATTTCGTCGAGGCCAAAACGCAGGAGCACAAGGAGTACCTCGTCGACGTCTCCGACTGGGAACTCGACCGCTACCTCGAGAAGTTCTAA
- a CDS encoding phosphatase PAP2 family protein — MIRAVGVTEVLSALPGAVVVLFSLITQLGDFWFTFLACGLLYWLGPWTPKLGQDLTRDRTAMLVALLAVGVALVVSLKGVFALPRPPGAGTATHAELLPAALRGVYESMATGEGFGFPSGHATLSLLVWGGIAWALRVGTRRQRTAVAATIVALIGLSRLVLGVHYLADIVAGFAIAGTALVLALSALKTPERVFGFAAVIAVAGLFVTGISRNSAGALGVAVAGAVVWALLGDSIPEPTRHGVGITALLGVVSVGTLLGVTFELDPTPGVITLLAGLGTGVLLTLPLAGEQLAEKY, encoded by the coding sequence GTGATACGGGCTGTCGGCGTCACCGAGGTGCTGTCGGCGCTGCCCGGCGCAGTCGTCGTGCTGTTCTCCCTAATCACCCAGCTGGGTGATTTCTGGTTCACGTTTCTGGCCTGTGGCCTGCTGTACTGGCTCGGCCCGTGGACGCCAAAACTCGGGCAGGACCTCACTCGCGACCGGACGGCGATGCTGGTGGCACTGCTCGCCGTCGGCGTCGCGCTCGTCGTGTCACTGAAAGGCGTGTTCGCGCTGCCACGACCGCCCGGGGCGGGCACGGCCACCCACGCCGAACTGCTCCCGGCGGCGCTGCGGGGCGTCTATGAGTCGATGGCGACCGGCGAAGGGTTTGGCTTCCCCAGTGGCCACGCCACCCTTTCGCTGCTCGTCTGGGGCGGTATCGCGTGGGCGCTCCGGGTCGGCACGCGCCGACAGCGCACCGCTGTCGCCGCGACAATCGTTGCCCTCATCGGGCTCTCCCGGCTAGTACTGGGCGTCCACTACCTCGCCGACATCGTCGCGGGCTTTGCCATCGCCGGGACAGCCCTCGTACTCGCCCTCAGCGCACTCAAAACGCCCGAGCGAGTATTCGGCTTCGCGGCCGTCATCGCCGTGGCAGGGCTGTTCGTCACCGGCATTTCCCGCAATTCGGCCGGCGCGCTGGGTGTCGCTGTCGCGGGTGCCGTGGTCTGGGCGCTCTTAGGAGATTCAATCCCGGAACCGACCCGGCACGGTGTCGGTATCACAGCGCTGCTGGGCGTTGTCTCGGTTGGAACGTTGCTCGGGGTGACGTTCGAGTTAGACCCGACGCCGGGCGTCATCACGTTACTTGCGGGGCTTGGGACCGGGGTCCTGCTAACGCTACCGCTGGCCGGTGAGCAACTCGCAGAAAAATACTGA
- a CDS encoding YihY/virulence factor BrkB family protein → MDRTRAVSVGRAVIRTVQEEEVSFLAAGIAYYMFVSLLPLLLLTLVVGTLAGGEAFAERIVTAAGDVLTPAASTLLEDALTSGAGRGGATVLGVGVTLWSALKVFRGLDTAFSRVYGTDGPDSIVREIVDGLAALGGIGIALVGLGIIGAFGTVLGVQVALGGLALVPVLAVAFLPLYYLFPDQEMTLREAVPGAVFAGGGWTLLGTGFNVYAAQADSYQVYGVIGGVLLLVTWFYFAGQVLLVGAAVNAALADRQLQQVSRRRSGKAMSEDADETDTPPPAGTGPTGRDTDTLTDEELQELREEFESFREDIEGRTLHRDEVRSDLKQYVRRRMRRGHARQWGPYIVLLYGTIMTLGAFYYLKGLWAVLAMLVIWLSVLGLYAIMIAVGVTLTATGLPGRLVDRVRDWRQ, encoded by the coding sequence GTGGACCGCACACGCGCTGTCTCCGTCGGTCGGGCTGTCATCCGAACCGTTCAGGAAGAGGAGGTCTCCTTTCTCGCCGCCGGCATCGCCTACTACATGTTCGTCTCGCTCCTGCCGCTGTTGTTGCTGACGCTGGTCGTCGGCACGCTGGCGGGCGGAGAAGCCTTCGCAGAGCGAATCGTGACGGCGGCGGGGGATGTGCTCACACCGGCGGCGTCGACACTGCTCGAAGATGCGCTGACCAGCGGGGCCGGTCGCGGTGGTGCGACTGTGCTCGGTGTCGGCGTGACGCTGTGGAGCGCGCTCAAGGTGTTTCGCGGACTGGATACGGCCTTCAGCCGCGTCTACGGGACGGACGGCCCCGACTCGATTGTCCGAGAAATCGTCGACGGGCTGGCCGCGCTAGGCGGCATCGGCATCGCACTGGTCGGGCTCGGTATCATCGGCGCGTTCGGGACGGTGCTCGGCGTACAGGTCGCGCTCGGCGGGCTCGCGCTCGTTCCCGTGCTGGCAGTCGCCTTCCTCCCGCTGTACTACCTCTTTCCCGACCAGGAGATGACACTGCGGGAGGCCGTTCCCGGCGCGGTGTTTGCCGGTGGTGGGTGGACGCTGCTCGGGACGGGGTTCAACGTCTATGCGGCGCAGGCCGATTCCTATCAGGTGTATGGCGTCATCGGCGGGGTCCTGTTGCTCGTGACGTGGTTCTACTTCGCCGGACAGGTGCTCCTCGTGGGCGCGGCGGTCAACGCGGCGCTCGCGGACCGGCAACTACAACAGGTATCGCGCCGACGGTCCGGCAAAGCGATGAGTGAGGACGCTGACGAGACCGACACGCCCCCGCCAGCCGGAACCGGGCCAACCGGACGAGACACTGATACGCTGACAGACGAGGAACTACAGGAACTCCGCGAGGAGTTCGAGTCGTTCCGCGAGGACATCGAGGGCCGGACGCTCCACCGTGACGAGGTGCGGTCGGACCTCAAGCAGTACGTCCGCCGCCGGATGCGCCGCGGCCACGCCCGACAGTGGGGCCCCTACATCGTCTTGCTGTACGGCACGATCATGACCCTTGGCGCGTTCTACTACCTGAAGGGGCTCTGGGCCGTGCTGGCGATGCTGGTCATCTGGCTGTCGGTACTGGGCCTTTACGCTATCATGATTGCTGTCGGTGTGACGCTTACTGCCACCGGCCTCCCCGGACGACTCGTTGACCGCGTGCGCGACTGGCGACAGTGA
- a CDS encoding transcription initiation factor IIB, with protein MSTTVTQCPECNGSVKQQGVESVCGSCGLVVGEDAIDPGPEWRSFEDDDTDRARTGAPLTRSRHDRGLSTKIGRSTRLKGRKRRQFARLRREHNRAQISSKRERNKVYAFTEIRRIISSMALSDAIRDRACVLFESAQNEDLLQGRTLEGFAAAAIYATCRTEGVARTVDELCTVAKATQAELRAAYDALNRELGLPTGPIDPREYVPRFATTLDLPTAVRQRAEQLVDEAQDRGLVSGRNPAGVAAACLYTAAQEQDVALTQAKAAETADVTPVTLRGTYTELQE; from the coding sequence ATGAGTACGACGGTAACGCAATGTCCGGAGTGTAACGGGTCAGTCAAACAACAGGGCGTCGAATCGGTCTGTGGCAGCTGTGGGCTGGTCGTCGGCGAGGACGCCATCGACCCCGGCCCGGAGTGGCGGTCATTCGAGGATGACGACACCGACCGGGCACGCACGGGCGCGCCGCTGACGCGGTCGCGTCACGACCGCGGGCTCTCGACGAAGATCGGCCGGTCGACACGGCTGAAAGGGCGCAAGCGGCGGCAGTTCGCCCGCCTCCGGCGCGAGCACAACCGCGCCCAGATCAGCTCGAAACGCGAGCGAAACAAGGTGTACGCCTTCACCGAGATCCGACGTATCATCAGCTCAATGGCGCTTTCAGACGCGATTCGGGACCGGGCCTGTGTGCTGTTCGAATCCGCACAGAACGAGGATCTGCTGCAGGGACGGACGCTGGAAGGGTTTGCGGCCGCGGCCATCTACGCCACCTGCCGGACCGAAGGTGTTGCCCGGACCGTCGACGAACTCTGTACCGTCGCCAAGGCGACACAGGCGGAACTCCGCGCGGCCTACGACGCTCTGAACAGGGAGCTCGGGCTGCCGACCGGTCCGATTGACCCACGCGAGTACGTCCCTCGGTTCGCGACGACGCTGGACCTGCCGACGGCGGTCCGCCAGCGCGCGGAACAGCTCGTCGACGAGGCACAGGACCGCGGGCTGGTCAGCGGGCGCAATCCGGCCGGCGTCGCAGCGGCGTGTCTCTATACTGCGGCTCAGGAGCAGGACGTGGCACTTACGCAGGCCAAAGCGGCAGAGACAGCGGACGTAACGCCGGTCACGCTACGTGGGACCTACACCGAGCTACAGGAATAG
- a CDS encoding MinD/ParA family ATP-binding protein has protein sequence MILAVTGGKGGVGKSTVAYNLAAELDALERTDSRDSHSTANAGSVVVDGDLGMADLPSSRGPDLHDVLADRADPHEAVREDGPVTLVPCGRTLAGARSADLRGLTDVFAALERTYRWVIVDSPAGMHADVGLPLAAADAAVLVTTPEDAALADALRVRALARELDAGLCRVVLNRAGPNPAIGAVADRFGAPAVAIPKSEPLATAQAHGQPLRETAPDTSARRSIESLADAVYSCSSV, from the coding sequence ATGATTCTGGCAGTCACCGGCGGGAAAGGCGGTGTCGGCAAGTCGACTGTCGCGTACAATCTCGCGGCAGAACTCGACGCGCTCGAACGGACCGACAGCAGGGATTCGCACTCGACCGCGAACGCCGGGAGCGTCGTCGTTGACGGCGACCTCGGGATGGCGGACCTCCCGTCCAGTCGTGGTCCCGACCTGCACGACGTTCTTGCCGACCGCGCCGACCCGCACGAAGCTGTCCGGGAGGACGGTCCAGTGACTCTCGTCCCATGCGGACGAACGCTGGCCGGTGCTCGGAGTGCCGACTTGCGGGGGCTCACAGATGTATTCGCCGCGCTGGAGCGGACCTATCGCTGGGTCATTGTGGACTCGCCGGCGGGGATGCACGCCGACGTGGGGTTACCCCTTGCTGCTGCCGACGCTGCGGTACTCGTCACGACGCCGGAGGACGCGGCGCTCGCTGATGCGCTTCGGGTCCGGGCGCTGGCCCGCGAACTCGACGCCGGACTCTGTCGGGTCGTCCTCAACCGTGCCGGTCCGAACCCCGCGATCGGGGCTGTCGCGGACCGGTTCGGTGCGCCAGCTGTCGCTATCCCGAAAAGTGAGCCGCTAGCGACGGCACAGGCACATGGACAGCCGCTCCGAGAAACAGCGCCGGACACGTCGGCTCGGCGCTCGATTGAATCGCTCGCTGACGCCGTCTATTCCTGTAGCTCGGTGTAG
- a CDS encoding NADPH-dependent FMN reductase — translation MPDTPHVIGVSGSLRDESGTRIAVQHALDAAAGAGATVAHIDLREWDLPLFDPDASAADSGDGPELAARVREADAMVLGTPVYHGTIASPLKTALDYCSIEDVEGTTVGILAVAGGGFPTPTLQHLRASVLELKGWPLPQDVAIPDSWAAFEDGTIADGDIIERVEELGASVVACAGIADQREEAEQSELATGD, via the coding sequence ATGCCCGACACGCCACACGTTATCGGTGTCAGCGGCAGCCTTCGTGACGAGAGCGGAACCAGAATCGCCGTCCAGCACGCCCTCGATGCAGCAGCGGGGGCTGGCGCGACGGTTGCACACATCGACCTTCGAGAGTGGGACCTCCCGCTGTTCGACCCTGACGCGAGTGCGGCAGACTCCGGTGACGGCCCGGAACTCGCTGCCCGTGTCCGCGAGGCCGACGCGATGGTCCTCGGAACGCCCGTGTATCATGGCACAATCGCCTCACCGCTGAAGACGGCGCTCGACTACTGCAGTATCGAGGATGTCGAGGGGACGACCGTCGGCATCCTTGCAGTGGCCGGCGGCGGGTTCCCCACGCCGACGCTACAGCATCTTCGGGCCTCCGTCCTGGAGTTGAAGGGCTGGCCGCTCCCGCAAGATGTCGCCATCCCCGACTCGTGGGCCGCCTTCGAGGACGGCACCATCGCCGACGGAGACATCATAGAGCGTGTCGAAGAACTGGGCGCAAGCGTCGTCGCGTGCGCAGGGATTGCGGACCAACGCGAGGAAGCGGAACAGTCGGAACTAGCGACCGGAGACTGA
- a CDS encoding Rieske (2Fe-2S) protein — MSDPVDVTVDADDESESVRIHDDGGEVEAGDATVRFSFSGTGDDVQSSGDDEQSPDDNDDGDEPRRIVDLDSVPTDSTLVFEARDGRRGVNCILHRSGDAVAAWRNSCPHQPEVPLDPGRGAIVRGDQLVCHKHGAQFEPDDGVCTHGPCAGDALDSIEVSVRDGDVYLTDERFERADRR, encoded by the coding sequence ATGAGCGACCCCGTGGATGTGACCGTTGACGCTGACGACGAGTCGGAGTCGGTCCGCATCCACGACGACGGCGGCGAGGTCGAAGCCGGCGACGCGACCGTCCGATTCAGCTTTTCTGGGACTGGCGACGATGTGCAGTCCAGCGGTGACGACGAGCAGTCACCCGACGACAACGACGACGGTGACGAGCCGCGCCGTATCGTCGACCTCGATTCGGTGCCCACCGACAGCACGCTCGTCTTCGAGGCGCGCGACGGTCGGCGCGGTGTCAACTGCATTCTGCACCGTTCGGGCGACGCCGTCGCCGCCTGGCGCAACTCCTGTCCCCACCAGCCCGAGGTCCCGCTGGACCCGGGTCGGGGCGCGATTGTACGGGGGGACCAGCTGGTGTGTCACAAACACGGCGCGCAGTTCGAACCCGACGACGGCGTCTGCACGCATGGGCCCTGCGCTGGCGATGCTCTCGACAGTATCGAGGTCTCGGTTCGGGACGGCGACGTGTACCTGACCGACGAGCGCTTCGAGCGGGCCGACCGGCGCTGA